In the Ignavibacteria bacterium genome, one interval contains:
- a CDS encoding DUF2279 domain-containing protein: protein MKFTFLVLLLSLTPLCQSYSIMADTASACKGASGFTPQDSLSAPLIIRKEINPVDPFDTGLNHKLLASLGVAYLGSGFAAHNYMAHAWWKSPGKFYFSNDYWSKLSNFNKFSHFYSVNLLGHLFSGAYEAAGMQALGSTWYSSISALAYMSYIETENGFHQNNGFSLSNFSADIIGTAFYIGQYYIPEMKSMMPKMSYKPVGRLAPGSSIIFDDYAGQKYWMSFRLKELLPEKAAGYWPSFLMVALGTGLRGNSIDYGPMDLYVALDLDAEKLPLYGPFWQFVKNTLNYFHFPMPGVRVTQKSAFFMFCF, encoded by the coding sequence ATGAAATTTACTTTTCTTGTACTCTTGCTTTCTCTTACACCCTTGTGCCAAAGCTATTCCATAATGGCTGACACGGCTTCAGCCTGTAAGGGCGCATCCGGTTTTACTCCTCAGGATTCTCTTTCAGCTCCTTTAATAATACGCAAAGAAATAAATCCAGTTGATCCTTTTGACACAGGGCTAAACCATAAGCTCCTTGCATCCCTTGGCGTAGCCTATCTGGGCTCCGGCTTTGCAGCGCATAATTACATGGCACATGCATGGTGGAAAAGCCCGGGGAAATTTTATTTTTCAAATGATTATTGGAGTAAGTTATCAAATTTTAATAAATTTAGTCACTTCTATTCGGTAAATTTGCTAGGGCACCTGTTCTCAGGAGCCTACGAGGCCGCTGGAATGCAGGCCCTGGGTTCAACCTGGTATAGCTCTATCTCGGCCCTGGCATATATGTCCTATATAGAAACAGAAAACGGCTTTCATCAAAATAACGGATTCAGCCTCTCCAATTTTTCAGCTGATATAATTGGAACCGCATTCTATATTGGACAGTATTATATACCGGAAATGAAAAGCATGATGCCCAAAATGAGTTATAAACCAGTGGGCAGGCTTGCCCCGGGTAGCAGCATCATATTCGATGACTACGCAGGGCAGAAGTACTGGATGTCTTTCAGGCTTAAGGAATTGCTGCCTGAAAAGGCCGCGGGCTATTGGCCCTCATTTTTAATGGTTGCCCTGGGTACGGGCTTGCGCGGTAATTCAATAGACTATGGCCCTATGGACCTTTATGTTGCGCTTGACCTGGATGCGGAAAAGCTGCCCTTGTACGGACCGTTCTGGCAGTTTGTAAAAAACACTCTTAACTATTTTCATTTTCCCATGCCAGGCGTAAGAGTGACACAAAAAAGCGCTTTCTTCATGTTCTGTTTCTAA
- a CDS encoding glycosyltransferase → MKYSIIIPTLNEEKLLPNILSQIRQERLLERFDAELIISDGASTDATLSIARNFTRKIVLHTKPGRQNISEGRNAGARCAEGEILIFLGADIVFSDIIKFFEFIENRFRKSPYLAMTSNVKVFPEEEKFSDRFFHSILNTYFYLLNVFGVGMGRGECQIIRRGVFFDFNGYNETLAAGEDFDLFKRVRKKGKILYARNLCVYESPRRYRKIGYLNVCKLWFVNAFFVIFMKKSLAQEWEQIR, encoded by the coding sequence TTGAAATACAGTATTATTATACCGACACTAAACGAAGAAAAACTGCTGCCTAATATCCTGAGCCAGATCAGGCAGGAGAGGCTGCTGGAGCGTTTTGATGCGGAGCTCATTATCTCTGACGGCGCCAGCACAGACGCCACACTTTCCATTGCCCGGAATTTCACCCGTAAAATTGTACTCCACACAAAACCCGGAAGACAGAACATCTCTGAAGGGCGCAATGCAGGAGCCCGATGCGCTGAAGGGGAAATACTCATTTTCCTGGGAGCAGATATCGTATTCTCCGATATCATTAAATTCTTTGAATTTATTGAAAACCGCTTCCGCAAAAGCCCATACCTCGCAATGACAAGTAACGTTAAGGTATTCCCTGAGGAGGAAAAGTTCAGCGACCGCTTCTTCCATTCAATACTTAATACATACTTTTACCTTTTGAACGTTTTCGGCGTCGGCATGGGACGCGGGGAATGCCAGATTATAAGGCGCGGCGTTTTCTTTGACTTTAACGGATATAATGAAACGCTTGCTGCAGGCGAAGACTTCGACCTTTTTAAGAGAGTCCGGAAGAAGGGGAAGATCCTCTACGCACGTAACCTCTGCGTCTATGAGTCCCCAAGGCGCTATAGGAAAATAGGATACCTAAACGTCTGCAAACTCTGGTTCGTAAACGCTTTCTTTGTAATTTTTATGAAAAAATCACTGGCGCAGGAATGGGAACAAATAAGATAG